In Sparus aurata chromosome 2, fSpaAur1.1, whole genome shotgun sequence, a single genomic region encodes these proteins:
- the LOC115574641 gene encoding serine/threonine-protein kinase DCLK1-like isoform X4, with product MELEHFDERDKALRYTRRGSRGNGLPSPTHSAHCSLYRTRTLQALISEKKAKKIRFYRNGDRYFKGIVYAISQERFRSIEALLADLTRSLSDNVNLPQGVRTIYTVDGTTRITSMDQLVEGESYVCASIEPYKKLDYTKNVNPNWAVGAKTAVSTRDPPSLGSAKAVPQETRESKDFIKPKLVTIVRSGVKPRKAVRILLNKKTAHSFEQVLTDITDAIKLDTGVVKRLYTVDGKMVTCLQDFFGDDDIFFACGPEKFRYQDDFNLDESECRVAKSASYGRLPSLQGRSSPRSGGMSRRSKSPSSNSSANGTAGSQLSTPRSGKSPSPSPTSPASLRRRQGSQHSGSSLSLASTKVCSSMDEGDGPGSEAEPMDEFPSVPASIAERYKVGRTLGDGNFAVVRECAERSTGREYALKIISKDKCRGKEHMIQSEVSILRRVKHPNIVLLIEEMDTNSELYLVMELVKGGDLFDAITSSNKYTERDASCMLFNLASAIKYLHSLNIVHRDIKPENLLVYEHTDGSRSLKLGDFGLATVVNGPLYTVCGTPTYVAPEIVAESGYGLKVDIWAAGVITYILLCGFPPFRCTGEDQEALFEQILKGVLDFPAPYWDNVSDAAKALITGMLQVEVDQRYTAVQVLDNPWVNDDGVSENEHQLPVAGKIKKHFNPVPKLNSTAAGVSVITLDQDFTIQRSGSLDHYQHPGLYWIRPRHLIKRSKFSDEDATRM from the exons ATGGAGCTGGAGCACTTTGATGAGCGGGACAAGGCTCTGAGATATACCCGAAGGGGCTCAAGAGGCAATGGGCTCCCCAGTCCCACTCACAGCGCTCACTGCAGCCTGTACAGAACCAGGACACTGCAAGCACTGATCTCTGAAAAGAAGGCCAAGAAGATTCGTTTCTACCGCAATGGGGACCGCTACTTCAAAGGGATTGTGTATGCCATTTCTCAGGAGAGATTTAGGTCCATAGAAGCACTCCTGGCTGACCTCACAAGATCCCTGTCAGATAATGTCAACTTGCCACAAGGTGTGCGGACCATTTATACTGTTGATGGGACAACAAGGATCACCAGCATGGACCAGTTGGTGGAAG GAGAGAGCTATGTTTGTGCATCCATAGAGCCCTACAAGAAGCTGGACTACACAAAGAATGTAAATCCCAACTGGGCAGTTGGTGCTAAGACTGCCGTGTCCACCCGTGACCCTCCTTCCCTTGGCAGTGCCAAGGCTGTACCCCAGGAGACCAGAGAGAGCAAAGACTTTATCAAGCCCAAACTGGTAACCATTGTCCGCAGTGGAGTAAAGCCTCGCAAGGCCGTACGGATCTTGCTCAACAAGAAGACTGCACACTCCTTTGAGCAAGTCTTGACTGACATCACTGATGCCATTAAGCTCGACACTGGAGTCGTCAAAAGGCTGTACACTGTTGACGGCAAGATG GTCACCTGCCTTCAGGACTTCTTTGGAGACGATGATATATTCTTTGCCTGTGGCCCCGAGAAGTTTCGTTATCAGGACGACTTCAACTTGGATGAAAGTG AATGCAGGGTGGCAAAGTCTGCATCATATGGCCGGCTGCCCTCTTTGCAGGGTCGCTCTTCTCCAAGAAGTGGTGGGATGTCCCGTAGGAGCAAGTCTCCATCATCAAATAGTTCAG CTAACGGCACTGCAGGCAGTCAGCTATCCACACCTCGATCTGGAAAGTCTCCAAGCCCCTCTCCAACCAGTCCAGCTAGCCTCAGAAGACGACAG GGATCACAACACAGTGGCTCTTCACTCTCTTTAGCTTCCACCAAGGTCTGCAGCTCAATGGATGAAGGAGACGGGCCTGGCAGTGAAG CTGAGCCAATGGATGAGTTCCCCTCAGTTCCTGCCTCCATAGCAGAGAGGTACAAAGTGGGGAGGACATTAGGGGATGGAAACTTCGCTGTGGTCAGAGAGTGTGCGGAGAGGTCCACCGGGAGGGAGTACGCTCTGAAGATCATAAGCAAAGATAAATGCAGGGGAAAG GAGCACATGATCCAGAGTGAAGTGTCAATCCTTCGGCGTGTGAAACATCCCAACATTGTTCTTTTGATTGAGGAAATGGACACCAATAGTGAGCTCTACCTTGTGATGGAGTTGGTCAAG GGGGGCGATCTCTTTGATGCAATCACCTCCTCCAACAAGTACACAGAGCGAGACGCCAGCTGTATGCTGTTCAATCTGGCAAGTGCCATCAAGTACCTGCACAGTCTCAATATTGTCCacagagacataaaaccagaaAACCTGTTG GTGTATGAACACACCGATGGTAGCAGATCTCTGAAGCTAGGTGACTTTGGCTTGGCCACCGTCGTCAATGGTCCCCTCTATACTGTTTGTGGCACTCCCACCTATGTAGCACCAGAGATCGTTGCTGAGTCAGG GTACGGCCTCAAGGTTGACATTTGGGCAGCTGGTGTCATCACTTACATACTGCTGTGTGGCTTTCCTCCTTTCCGTTG CACTGGTGAAGATCAGGAGGCTCTCTTTGAGCAGATTTTGAAGGGCGTGCTTGATTTCCCTGCACCATATTGGGACAATGTGTCTGACGCTGCCAAG GCTCTGATCACTGGGATGCTGCAGGTAGAGGTAGATCAGAGGTACACCGCCGTGCAGGTGCTCGATAACCCATGGGTCAAT GATGATGGTGTGTCAGAGAACGAGCACCAGCTGCCTGTGGCTGGGAAGATCAAGAAGCACTTCAACCCTGTGCCCAAGCTCAACAGCACCGCAGCAGGAGTGTCAGTCATTACA CTGGACCAGGACTTTACCATCCAGAGGTCAGGGTCTTTGGACCACTACCAGCATCCAGGATTGTACTGGATAAG ACCACGGCACTTGATAAAGAGAAGCAAGTTTTCCGACGAAGACGCCACCAGGATGTGA
- the LOC115574641 gene encoding serine/threonine-protein kinase DCLK1-like isoform X1 has protein sequence MELEHFDERDKALRYTRRGSRGNGLPSPTHSAHCSLYRTRTLQALISEKKAKKIRFYRNGDRYFKGIVYAISQERFRSIEALLADLTRSLSDNVNLPQGVRTIYTVDGTTRITSMDQLVEGESYVCASIEPYKKLDYTKNVNPNWAVGAKTAVSTRDPPSLGSAKAVPQETRESKDFIKPKLVTIVRSGVKPRKAVRILLNKKTAHSFEQVLTDITDAIKLDTGVVKRLYTVDGKMVTCLQDFFGDDDIFFACGPEKFRYQDDFNLDESECRVAKSASYGRLPSLQGRSSPRSGGMSRRSKSPSSNSSANGTAGSQLSTPRSGKSPSPSPTSPASLRRRQGSQHSGSSLSLASTKVCSSMDEGDGPGSEVLLFCTTAEPMDEFPSVPASIAERYKVGRTLGDGNFAVVRECAERSTGREYALKIISKDKCRGKEHMIQSEVSILRRVKHPNIVLLIEEMDTNSELYLVMELVKGGDLFDAITSSNKYTERDASCMLFNLASAIKYLHSLNIVHRDIKPENLLVYEHTDGSRSLKLGDFGLATVVNGPLYTVCGTPTYVAPEIVAESGYGLKVDIWAAGVITYILLCGFPPFRCTGEDQEALFEQILKGVLDFPAPYWDNVSDAAKALITGMLQVEVDQRYTAVQVLDNPWVNDDGVSENEHQLPVAGKIKKHFNPVPKLNSTAAGVSVITTTALDKEKQVFRRRRHQDVKLTPHFPHSIGAGASHSANYAISPAESEDFSLSSADTVRSPISPF, from the exons ATGGAGCTGGAGCACTTTGATGAGCGGGACAAGGCTCTGAGATATACCCGAAGGGGCTCAAGAGGCAATGGGCTCCCCAGTCCCACTCACAGCGCTCACTGCAGCCTGTACAGAACCAGGACACTGCAAGCACTGATCTCTGAAAAGAAGGCCAAGAAGATTCGTTTCTACCGCAATGGGGACCGCTACTTCAAAGGGATTGTGTATGCCATTTCTCAGGAGAGATTTAGGTCCATAGAAGCACTCCTGGCTGACCTCACAAGATCCCTGTCAGATAATGTCAACTTGCCACAAGGTGTGCGGACCATTTATACTGTTGATGGGACAACAAGGATCACCAGCATGGACCAGTTGGTGGAAG GAGAGAGCTATGTTTGTGCATCCATAGAGCCCTACAAGAAGCTGGACTACACAAAGAATGTAAATCCCAACTGGGCAGTTGGTGCTAAGACTGCCGTGTCCACCCGTGACCCTCCTTCCCTTGGCAGTGCCAAGGCTGTACCCCAGGAGACCAGAGAGAGCAAAGACTTTATCAAGCCCAAACTGGTAACCATTGTCCGCAGTGGAGTAAAGCCTCGCAAGGCCGTACGGATCTTGCTCAACAAGAAGACTGCACACTCCTTTGAGCAAGTCTTGACTGACATCACTGATGCCATTAAGCTCGACACTGGAGTCGTCAAAAGGCTGTACACTGTTGACGGCAAGATG GTCACCTGCCTTCAGGACTTCTTTGGAGACGATGATATATTCTTTGCCTGTGGCCCCGAGAAGTTTCGTTATCAGGACGACTTCAACTTGGATGAAAGTG AATGCAGGGTGGCAAAGTCTGCATCATATGGCCGGCTGCCCTCTTTGCAGGGTCGCTCTTCTCCAAGAAGTGGTGGGATGTCCCGTAGGAGCAAGTCTCCATCATCAAATAGTTCAG CTAACGGCACTGCAGGCAGTCAGCTATCCACACCTCGATCTGGAAAGTCTCCAAGCCCCTCTCCAACCAGTCCAGCTAGCCTCAGAAGACGACAG GGATCACAACACAGTGGCTCTTCACTCTCTTTAGCTTCCACCAAGGTCTGCAGCTCAATGGATGAAGGAGACGGGCCTGGCAGTGAAG TTCTTTTGTTTTGCACCACAGCTGAGCCAATGGATGAGTTCCCCTCAGTTCCTGCCTCCATAGCAGAGAGGTACAAAGTGGGGAGGACATTAGGGGATGGAAACTTCGCTGTGGTCAGAGAGTGTGCGGAGAGGTCCACCGGGAGGGAGTACGCTCTGAAGATCATAAGCAAAGATAAATGCAGGGGAAAG GAGCACATGATCCAGAGTGAAGTGTCAATCCTTCGGCGTGTGAAACATCCCAACATTGTTCTTTTGATTGAGGAAATGGACACCAATAGTGAGCTCTACCTTGTGATGGAGTTGGTCAAG GGGGGCGATCTCTTTGATGCAATCACCTCCTCCAACAAGTACACAGAGCGAGACGCCAGCTGTATGCTGTTCAATCTGGCAAGTGCCATCAAGTACCTGCACAGTCTCAATATTGTCCacagagacataaaaccagaaAACCTGTTG GTGTATGAACACACCGATGGTAGCAGATCTCTGAAGCTAGGTGACTTTGGCTTGGCCACCGTCGTCAATGGTCCCCTCTATACTGTTTGTGGCACTCCCACCTATGTAGCACCAGAGATCGTTGCTGAGTCAGG GTACGGCCTCAAGGTTGACATTTGGGCAGCTGGTGTCATCACTTACATACTGCTGTGTGGCTTTCCTCCTTTCCGTTG CACTGGTGAAGATCAGGAGGCTCTCTTTGAGCAGATTTTGAAGGGCGTGCTTGATTTCCCTGCACCATATTGGGACAATGTGTCTGACGCTGCCAAG GCTCTGATCACTGGGATGCTGCAGGTAGAGGTAGATCAGAGGTACACCGCCGTGCAGGTGCTCGATAACCCATGGGTCAAT GATGATGGTGTGTCAGAGAACGAGCACCAGCTGCCTGTGGCTGGGAAGATCAAGAAGCACTTCAACCCTGTGCCCAAGCTCAACAGCACCGCAGCAGGAGTGTCAGTCATTACA ACCACGGCACTTGATAAAGAGAAGCAAGTTTTCCGACGAAGACGCCACCAGGATGTGAAGCTCACTCCCCACTTCCCGCACAGTATTGGTGCTGGTGCCTCCCACAGTGCCAACTACGCCATCTCCCCTGCTGAGTCTGAGGATTTTTCCCTGAGTTCGGCTGACACTGTTCGTTCACCCATCTCTCCGTTCTAA
- the LOC115574641 gene encoding serine/threonine-protein kinase DCLK1-like isoform X2 encodes MELEHFDERDKALRYTRRGSRGNGLPSPTHSAHCSLYRTRTLQALISEKKAKKIRFYRNGDRYFKGIVYAISQERFRSIEALLADLTRSLSDNVNLPQGVRTIYTVDGTTRITSMDQLVEGESYVCASIEPYKKLDYTKNVNPNWAVGAKTAVSTRDPPSLGSAKAVPQETRESKDFIKPKLVTIVRSGVKPRKAVRILLNKKTAHSFEQVLTDITDAIKLDTGVVKRLYTVDGKMVTCLQDFFGDDDIFFACGPEKFRYQDDFNLDESECRVAKSASYGRLPSLQGRSSPRSGGMSRRSKSPSSNSSANGTAGSQLSTPRSGKSPSPSPTSPASLRRRQGSQHSGSSLSLASTKVCSSMDEGDGPGSEVLLFCTTAEPMDEFPSVPASIAERYKVGRTLGDGNFAVVRECAERSTGREYALKIISKDKCRGKEHMIQSEVSILRRVKHPNIVLLIEEMDTNSELYLVMELVKGGDLFDAITSSNKYTERDASCMLFNLASAIKYLHSLNIVHRDIKPENLLVYEHTDGSRSLKLGDFGLATVVNGPLYTVCGTPTYVAPEIVAESGYGLKVDIWAAGVITYILLCGFPPFRCTGEDQEALFEQILKGVLDFPAPYWDNVSDAAKALITGMLQVEVDQRYTAVQVLDNPWVNDDGVSENEHQLPVAGKIKKHFNPVPKLNSTAAGVSVITNNRSARLGCGNASAGVQPTGSLPCSVDRQQHSLVDKIQEINKGYCLLAGFTSSTTTKQ; translated from the exons ATGGAGCTGGAGCACTTTGATGAGCGGGACAAGGCTCTGAGATATACCCGAAGGGGCTCAAGAGGCAATGGGCTCCCCAGTCCCACTCACAGCGCTCACTGCAGCCTGTACAGAACCAGGACACTGCAAGCACTGATCTCTGAAAAGAAGGCCAAGAAGATTCGTTTCTACCGCAATGGGGACCGCTACTTCAAAGGGATTGTGTATGCCATTTCTCAGGAGAGATTTAGGTCCATAGAAGCACTCCTGGCTGACCTCACAAGATCCCTGTCAGATAATGTCAACTTGCCACAAGGTGTGCGGACCATTTATACTGTTGATGGGACAACAAGGATCACCAGCATGGACCAGTTGGTGGAAG GAGAGAGCTATGTTTGTGCATCCATAGAGCCCTACAAGAAGCTGGACTACACAAAGAATGTAAATCCCAACTGGGCAGTTGGTGCTAAGACTGCCGTGTCCACCCGTGACCCTCCTTCCCTTGGCAGTGCCAAGGCTGTACCCCAGGAGACCAGAGAGAGCAAAGACTTTATCAAGCCCAAACTGGTAACCATTGTCCGCAGTGGAGTAAAGCCTCGCAAGGCCGTACGGATCTTGCTCAACAAGAAGACTGCACACTCCTTTGAGCAAGTCTTGACTGACATCACTGATGCCATTAAGCTCGACACTGGAGTCGTCAAAAGGCTGTACACTGTTGACGGCAAGATG GTCACCTGCCTTCAGGACTTCTTTGGAGACGATGATATATTCTTTGCCTGTGGCCCCGAGAAGTTTCGTTATCAGGACGACTTCAACTTGGATGAAAGTG AATGCAGGGTGGCAAAGTCTGCATCATATGGCCGGCTGCCCTCTTTGCAGGGTCGCTCTTCTCCAAGAAGTGGTGGGATGTCCCGTAGGAGCAAGTCTCCATCATCAAATAGTTCAG CTAACGGCACTGCAGGCAGTCAGCTATCCACACCTCGATCTGGAAAGTCTCCAAGCCCCTCTCCAACCAGTCCAGCTAGCCTCAGAAGACGACAG GGATCACAACACAGTGGCTCTTCACTCTCTTTAGCTTCCACCAAGGTCTGCAGCTCAATGGATGAAGGAGACGGGCCTGGCAGTGAAG TTCTTTTGTTTTGCACCACAGCTGAGCCAATGGATGAGTTCCCCTCAGTTCCTGCCTCCATAGCAGAGAGGTACAAAGTGGGGAGGACATTAGGGGATGGAAACTTCGCTGTGGTCAGAGAGTGTGCGGAGAGGTCCACCGGGAGGGAGTACGCTCTGAAGATCATAAGCAAAGATAAATGCAGGGGAAAG GAGCACATGATCCAGAGTGAAGTGTCAATCCTTCGGCGTGTGAAACATCCCAACATTGTTCTTTTGATTGAGGAAATGGACACCAATAGTGAGCTCTACCTTGTGATGGAGTTGGTCAAG GGGGGCGATCTCTTTGATGCAATCACCTCCTCCAACAAGTACACAGAGCGAGACGCCAGCTGTATGCTGTTCAATCTGGCAAGTGCCATCAAGTACCTGCACAGTCTCAATATTGTCCacagagacataaaaccagaaAACCTGTTG GTGTATGAACACACCGATGGTAGCAGATCTCTGAAGCTAGGTGACTTTGGCTTGGCCACCGTCGTCAATGGTCCCCTCTATACTGTTTGTGGCACTCCCACCTATGTAGCACCAGAGATCGTTGCTGAGTCAGG GTACGGCCTCAAGGTTGACATTTGGGCAGCTGGTGTCATCACTTACATACTGCTGTGTGGCTTTCCTCCTTTCCGTTG CACTGGTGAAGATCAGGAGGCTCTCTTTGAGCAGATTTTGAAGGGCGTGCTTGATTTCCCTGCACCATATTGGGACAATGTGTCTGACGCTGCCAAG GCTCTGATCACTGGGATGCTGCAGGTAGAGGTAGATCAGAGGTACACCGCCGTGCAGGTGCTCGATAACCCATGGGTCAAT GATGATGGTGTGTCAGAGAACGAGCACCAGCTGCCTGTGGCTGGGAAGATCAAGAAGCACTTCAACCCTGTGCCCAAGCTCAACAGCACCGCAGCAGGAGTGTCAGTCATTACA AACAACAGATCTGCTCGACTTGGTTGTGGAAATGCATCAGCTGGTGTTCAG CCCACTGGATCTCTTCCGTGCTCTGTGGATCGTCAGCAACACAGCTTGGTTG ATAAAATACAGGAAATCAATAAGGGATATTGTCTATTGGCTGGATTCACCTCATCCACGACCACAAAACAGTAA
- the LOC115574641 gene encoding serine/threonine-protein kinase DCLK1-like isoform X3, producing MELEHFDERDKALRYTRRGSRGNGLPSPTHSAHCSLYRTRTLQALISEKKAKKIRFYRNGDRYFKGIVYAISQERFRSIEALLADLTRSLSDNVNLPQGVRTIYTVDGTTRITSMDQLVEGESYVCASIEPYKKLDYTKNVNPNWAVGAKTAVSTRDPPSLGSAKAVPQETRESKDFIKPKLVTIVRSGVKPRKAVRILLNKKTAHSFEQVLTDITDAIKLDTGVVKRLYTVDGKMVTCLQDFFGDDDIFFACGPEKFRYQDDFNLDESECRVAKSASYGRLPSLQGRSSPRSGGMSRRSKSPSSNSSANGTAGSQLSTPRSGKSPSPSPTSPASLRRRQGSQHSGSSLSLASTKVCSSMDEGDGPGSEAEPMDEFPSVPASIAERYKVGRTLGDGNFAVVRECAERSTGREYALKIISKDKCRGKEHMIQSEVSILRRVKHPNIVLLIEEMDTNSELYLVMELVKGGDLFDAITSSNKYTERDASCMLFNLASAIKYLHSLNIVHRDIKPENLLVYEHTDGSRSLKLGDFGLATVVNGPLYTVCGTPTYVAPEIVAESGYGLKVDIWAAGVITYILLCGFPPFRCTGEDQEALFEQILKGVLDFPAPYWDNVSDAAKALITGMLQVEVDQRYTAVQVLDNPWVNDDGVSENEHQLPVAGKIKKHFNPVPKLNSTAAGVSVITTTALDKEKQVFRRRRHQDVKLTPHFPHSIGAGASHSANYAISPAESEDFSLSSADTVRSPISPF from the exons ATGGAGCTGGAGCACTTTGATGAGCGGGACAAGGCTCTGAGATATACCCGAAGGGGCTCAAGAGGCAATGGGCTCCCCAGTCCCACTCACAGCGCTCACTGCAGCCTGTACAGAACCAGGACACTGCAAGCACTGATCTCTGAAAAGAAGGCCAAGAAGATTCGTTTCTACCGCAATGGGGACCGCTACTTCAAAGGGATTGTGTATGCCATTTCTCAGGAGAGATTTAGGTCCATAGAAGCACTCCTGGCTGACCTCACAAGATCCCTGTCAGATAATGTCAACTTGCCACAAGGTGTGCGGACCATTTATACTGTTGATGGGACAACAAGGATCACCAGCATGGACCAGTTGGTGGAAG GAGAGAGCTATGTTTGTGCATCCATAGAGCCCTACAAGAAGCTGGACTACACAAAGAATGTAAATCCCAACTGGGCAGTTGGTGCTAAGACTGCCGTGTCCACCCGTGACCCTCCTTCCCTTGGCAGTGCCAAGGCTGTACCCCAGGAGACCAGAGAGAGCAAAGACTTTATCAAGCCCAAACTGGTAACCATTGTCCGCAGTGGAGTAAAGCCTCGCAAGGCCGTACGGATCTTGCTCAACAAGAAGACTGCACACTCCTTTGAGCAAGTCTTGACTGACATCACTGATGCCATTAAGCTCGACACTGGAGTCGTCAAAAGGCTGTACACTGTTGACGGCAAGATG GTCACCTGCCTTCAGGACTTCTTTGGAGACGATGATATATTCTTTGCCTGTGGCCCCGAGAAGTTTCGTTATCAGGACGACTTCAACTTGGATGAAAGTG AATGCAGGGTGGCAAAGTCTGCATCATATGGCCGGCTGCCCTCTTTGCAGGGTCGCTCTTCTCCAAGAAGTGGTGGGATGTCCCGTAGGAGCAAGTCTCCATCATCAAATAGTTCAG CTAACGGCACTGCAGGCAGTCAGCTATCCACACCTCGATCTGGAAAGTCTCCAAGCCCCTCTCCAACCAGTCCAGCTAGCCTCAGAAGACGACAG GGATCACAACACAGTGGCTCTTCACTCTCTTTAGCTTCCACCAAGGTCTGCAGCTCAATGGATGAAGGAGACGGGCCTGGCAGTGAAG CTGAGCCAATGGATGAGTTCCCCTCAGTTCCTGCCTCCATAGCAGAGAGGTACAAAGTGGGGAGGACATTAGGGGATGGAAACTTCGCTGTGGTCAGAGAGTGTGCGGAGAGGTCCACCGGGAGGGAGTACGCTCTGAAGATCATAAGCAAAGATAAATGCAGGGGAAAG GAGCACATGATCCAGAGTGAAGTGTCAATCCTTCGGCGTGTGAAACATCCCAACATTGTTCTTTTGATTGAGGAAATGGACACCAATAGTGAGCTCTACCTTGTGATGGAGTTGGTCAAG GGGGGCGATCTCTTTGATGCAATCACCTCCTCCAACAAGTACACAGAGCGAGACGCCAGCTGTATGCTGTTCAATCTGGCAAGTGCCATCAAGTACCTGCACAGTCTCAATATTGTCCacagagacataaaaccagaaAACCTGTTG GTGTATGAACACACCGATGGTAGCAGATCTCTGAAGCTAGGTGACTTTGGCTTGGCCACCGTCGTCAATGGTCCCCTCTATACTGTTTGTGGCACTCCCACCTATGTAGCACCAGAGATCGTTGCTGAGTCAGG GTACGGCCTCAAGGTTGACATTTGGGCAGCTGGTGTCATCACTTACATACTGCTGTGTGGCTTTCCTCCTTTCCGTTG CACTGGTGAAGATCAGGAGGCTCTCTTTGAGCAGATTTTGAAGGGCGTGCTTGATTTCCCTGCACCATATTGGGACAATGTGTCTGACGCTGCCAAG GCTCTGATCACTGGGATGCTGCAGGTAGAGGTAGATCAGAGGTACACCGCCGTGCAGGTGCTCGATAACCCATGGGTCAAT GATGATGGTGTGTCAGAGAACGAGCACCAGCTGCCTGTGGCTGGGAAGATCAAGAAGCACTTCAACCCTGTGCCCAAGCTCAACAGCACCGCAGCAGGAGTGTCAGTCATTACA ACCACGGCACTTGATAAAGAGAAGCAAGTTTTCCGACGAAGACGCCACCAGGATGTGAAGCTCACTCCCCACTTCCCGCACAGTATTGGTGCTGGTGCCTCCCACAGTGCCAACTACGCCATCTCCCCTGCTGAGTCTGAGGATTTTTCCCTGAGTTCGGCTGACACTGTTCGTTCACCCATCTCTCCGTTCTAA